One genomic window of Desulfovibrio subterraneus includes the following:
- the purE gene encoding 5-(carboxyamino)imidazole ribonucleotide mutase, which produces MPQVGIFMGSLSDEETMRPCTEVLEQLGISYLFTVSSAHRTPERTEHLVDKLEKEGCQVFICAAGMAAHLAGAVAARTLKPVLGVPITASKLGGMDALLATVMMPPGYPVGTVALDKAGAKNAAWLAAQIIALQDAKVAAKLTAAREEFKAQVIKSAEDLEARMAK; this is translated from the coding sequence ATGCCTCAGGTCGGTATATTCATGGGAAGCCTTTCCGACGAAGAAACCATGCGCCCCTGCACGGAAGTGCTGGAGCAGCTGGGCATCAGCTACCTTTTCACGGTCAGCTCCGCCCACCGCACGCCGGAACGCACCGAGCATCTGGTGGACAAGCTGGAGAAGGAAGGCTGTCAGGTCTTCATCTGCGCCGCCGGTATGGCCGCACATCTTGCAGGCGCAGTTGCCGCTCGCACCCTCAAGCCCGTTCTCGGCGTGCCGATCACGGCTTCCAAGCTGGGCGGCATGGATGCGCTGCTGGCCACCGTCATGATGCCCCCCGGCTACCCCGTGGGCACCGTGGCGCTGGACAAGGCCGGAGCCAAGAACGCTGCATGGCTTGCCGCGCAGATCATCGCGCTGCAGGATGCCAAGGTCGCTGCAAAGCTCACTGCCGCACGCGAAGAATTCAAGGCGCAGGTCATCAAGAGCGCCGAGGATCTTGAAGCACGCATGGCAAAATAG
- a CDS encoding TolC family protein: protein MQREHPIQVRQTRLPRQQATAAAIVHAGANAMHSAPLRLLALFLPVAIIMAALATLAMHGVARAQEPVSIAPLPAYLKTAAENNGELQAAFARWRAAVQKAPQASVMPDPELRFGYFIEPVETRTGPQRWRYGISQKFPWPGKLSDKEQIALHEADTLRAQAEGTKLALYRDVKNAFYEYAYLERAINITRENEELLQYLEDVARARYAAGGTPYSDVLRTQVELDKLGERLRSMQDLRTPLGARLNAAMGRETNEPVQVPDAVPVMEISMNDDILRTALKENNPALHGYDAQAEKAKSAASLAERNYFPDVTLGLESIYTDRPRNNADMFNKGDDPLIASIGINLPIWRSGRDAAVIESKEMLLAAHRGRQGKQDSLLADLELALFRYRDAGRRIELYKDTLLPRAEQAIEVSLQAYQSGKASFSDITETQKSYLELHLAYARALTDQAQRIADMEALTGGEIPCKYHGSVLEKPSLPESDLKTTIK, encoded by the coding sequence ATGCAGCGTGAACATCCAATCCAAGTCAGGCAGACCCGGCTTCCCCGCCAGCAGGCAACTGCCGCAGCCATTGTCCATGCGGGCGCAAACGCCATGCATTCTGCACCCTTGCGCCTTCTCGCATTGTTCCTTCCGGTGGCAATCATCATGGCCGCCCTTGCAACCCTTGCCATGCACGGTGTTGCAAGAGCACAGGAGCCTGTATCCATTGCCCCCCTTCCCGCCTACCTGAAAACAGCCGCCGAAAACAACGGGGAGCTGCAGGCAGCCTTCGCCCGCTGGCGCGCAGCCGTGCAGAAGGCTCCGCAGGCTTCGGTCATGCCCGACCCCGAACTGCGTTTCGGCTATTTCATCGAGCCTGTGGAAACCCGCACCGGTCCCCAGCGCTGGCGATACGGCATTTCACAAAAATTTCCCTGGCCCGGTAAACTGAGCGACAAGGAACAGATAGCCCTGCACGAGGCAGACACCCTGCGGGCGCAGGCGGAAGGCACCAAACTTGCGCTCTACCGTGACGTGAAGAATGCCTTTTACGAATACGCCTATCTTGAGCGCGCCATAAACATTACCCGTGAAAATGAAGAACTGCTGCAATATCTGGAAGACGTGGCCCGCGCCCGCTATGCGGCGGGAGGTACGCCCTATTCCGATGTGCTGCGCACGCAGGTGGAACTGGACAAACTGGGAGAACGCCTGCGCTCGATGCAGGACCTGCGCACCCCGCTTGGCGCACGCCTGAACGCGGCCATGGGGCGTGAAACCAATGAGCCGGTGCAGGTTCCCGATGCAGTGCCGGTCATGGAAATATCCATGAATGACGACATCCTGCGCACGGCACTCAAGGAAAACAACCCCGCGCTGCACGGCTATGATGCGCAGGCGGAAAAAGCCAAATCAGCAGCCTCGCTGGCAGAACGAAACTATTTCCCGGACGTAACGCTCGGTCTGGAATCCATATATACCGACAGGCCCCGCAACAATGCCGACATGTTCAATAAAGGCGACGACCCTCTCATCGCATCAATCGGCATAAACCTGCCCATCTGGCGCTCGGGACGCGATGCCGCAGTAATCGAAAGCAAGGAGATGCTCCTTGCCGCCCACCGGGGAAGGCAAGGCAAGCAGGACTCGCTTCTTGCCGACCTTGAGCTGGCCCTGTTCCGCTACCGCGATGCAGGACGGCGCATAGAACTGTACAAGGATACCCTGCTCCCCCGCGCGGAACAGGCCATAGAAGTATCACTGCAGGCCTACCAGAGCGGCAAGGCATCGTTCAGCGACATCACCGAAACACAGAAAAGCTATCTTGAACTGCATCTTGCCTATGCCCGCGCCCTGACGGACCAGGCCCAGCGCATCGCCGACATGGAAGCCCTGACCGGCGGTGAAATCCCCTGCAAGTATCACGGTTCCGTGCTGGAAAAACCCTCCCTGCCGGAATCTGATCTCAAGACAACCATTAAATAG
- a CDS encoding ATP-dependent DNA helicase, protein MFQPLMHPIRDIGFLFVHMAAPPAGAVAPYAVAAIRITPEGKRTSYHSLIRTKATRARDFMHSHVSRKALGGAPEHAQVQDALCDFLAGLEFVFCYDPYDALPALQELLRGLRVLDLGFAADYFMPWGSSASPRQLWETIHGQPRDKVSFSAEEGAELGLAFTRHLFGSVLADTRFPGARALRHYLAHSDTLFGDACCHLLHHFSGYFDGGLVTPVTADDTPDWRQFLEKAPTIEPRDAQGTGFTEVPERDISQLYEQLAHRRKGYRVREPQVTYAGHVAHALNTNAVACIEAGTGTGKTLGYLLPVMEFLKRNPQQRVAIATYTKSLQNQLYGNELEACRELFGQYRSIPAALIKGKSNYVCAHKLDDVLSPDMDGEELLAWLFFVNICYRYRLADCEDISPRLRRRLDGNRQLTGLMLEVSAGSGCHATHSHCPAQVVTAEAANARLIITNHNKLILMEKDGKLNGLFRHCVIDEANHFEDAVRSAMSPEVATSDVQGHARYLREQCRKLVASPSTPPLDRDRAERGVDAIGVLLRALDTMRDRFLAMDRGALGGAIAVTPAHKAFTNGHIANDLKHLHGLMEAVHENTAFFNGKEAGRLPLPFKTLSRCRTMRMLVHEAMFNLAQLRTGLESEGTWQSVQVFPRNWILGGGQVYVGPLVRNHILARRDTVVFTSATLTHQASFAPFRRSLGLGKGQHILFDDTEAPPKPCFVTRVSPPFEPDFALVVPSGTPTAMFEHKATWLNYVSKVIPDLIELNHGATLVLCASYEDLEALRERLEREYDGEYPLLFQKKGEPPAALCDEFRAAKESVLFGVETFWHGVDFPGDTLTQVIITRLPFPSPSSPLMDARKRCLPDAAYWDRYRYETAIKFRQGVGRLIRRETDKGIVVVLDNRLLKNRKLAPCPVVEGMQNLPEHLRRGKRQP, encoded by the coding sequence ATGTTCCAGCCGTTGATGCACCCCATCCGCGACATAGGGTTTCTCTTTGTCCACATGGCCGCCCCGCCTGCCGGAGCGGTTGCGCCCTATGCCGTGGCCGCCATCCGCATTACGCCGGAGGGCAAGCGCACCAGCTACCATTCGCTCATCCGCACCAAGGCCACCCGCGCCCGCGACTTCATGCATTCGCATGTCAGCCGCAAGGCGCTTGGGGGGGCACCTGAGCATGCACAGGTGCAGGATGCCCTGTGCGACTTTCTGGCCGGACTGGAATTCGTGTTCTGCTACGATCCGTACGATGCCCTGCCCGCGTTGCAGGAGCTGCTGCGCGGTTTGCGCGTGCTTGATCTGGGATTCGCGGCAGACTACTTCATGCCTTGGGGGTCCAGCGCCTCGCCACGGCAGCTGTGGGAAACAATCCACGGCCAGCCCCGCGACAAGGTCAGCTTTTCCGCGGAAGAAGGTGCGGAACTCGGCCTTGCCTTCACGCGGCATCTGTTCGGTTCCGTACTCGCAGACACCCGATTCCCCGGGGCACGGGCCCTGCGTCACTATCTGGCGCACAGCGACACCCTGTTCGGCGATGCCTGCTGCCACCTGCTGCACCATTTTTCCGGATACTTTGACGGCGGTCTTGTCACACCGGTTACAGCGGATGACACGCCGGACTGGCGGCAGTTTCTGGAAAAAGCCCCCACCATCGAACCGCGAGACGCGCAGGGTACCGGCTTTACCGAGGTGCCGGAGCGGGACATAAGCCAGCTCTATGAACAGCTTGCCCACCGTCGCAAGGGCTACCGCGTGCGCGAGCCGCAGGTCACGTATGCCGGACATGTGGCCCACGCGCTGAACACCAACGCAGTCGCCTGCATAGAGGCAGGCACAGGCACGGGCAAAACGCTGGGCTATCTGCTGCCTGTCATGGAATTTCTCAAGCGTAATCCCCAGCAGCGCGTGGCCATTGCCACCTACACCAAGAGCCTGCAAAACCAGCTTTACGGCAATGAGCTGGAAGCCTGCCGCGAGCTTTTCGGGCAATACAGAAGCATCCCTGCCGCCCTCATCAAGGGCAAGAGCAACTACGTGTGCGCCCACAAGCTCGACGATGTGCTCTCGCCCGACATGGACGGCGAAGAACTGCTCGCGTGGCTGTTCTTCGTGAACATCTGCTACCGCTACCGTCTTGCAGACTGTGAAGATATTTCGCCCCGCCTGCGCCGCAGGCTGGACGGCAACCGCCAGCTCACAGGCCTGATGCTGGAAGTGAGCGCAGGAAGCGGCTGCCACGCCACCCACTCGCACTGTCCCGCACAGGTGGTGACGGCAGAGGCGGCCAATGCGCGCCTCATCATCACCAACCACAACAAGCTCATTCTCATGGAGAAGGACGGCAAGCTCAACGGGCTGTTCCGCCACTGCGTCATAGACGAAGCCAACCACTTCGAAGACGCAGTGCGCAGCGCCATGAGCCCGGAAGTTGCCACCTCGGATGTGCAGGGCCATGCCCGCTACCTGCGTGAGCAGTGCCGCAAGCTGGTGGCTTCTCCCTCCACTCCGCCGCTGGACAGGGACAGGGCCGAACGCGGCGTAGATGCCATAGGCGTGCTGCTGCGGGCGCTGGACACCATGCGCGACCGCTTTCTCGCCATGGACAGGGGAGCGCTGGGCGGTGCCATTGCCGTGACTCCGGCACACAAGGCCTTTACCAACGGCCACATCGCCAACGACCTGAAGCATCTGCACGGGCTCATGGAAGCCGTGCACGAAAACACGGCCTTCTTCAACGGCAAGGAGGCCGGACGCCTGCCCCTGCCGTTCAAGACGCTCTCGCGCTGCCGCACCATGCGCATGCTGGTGCATGAGGCCATGTTCAACCTCGCGCAGCTGCGCACGGGTCTGGAATCAGAAGGCACGTGGCAGTCCGTGCAGGTCTTTCCGCGCAACTGGATTCTCGGCGGCGGACAGGTCTATGTGGGTCCGCTGGTGCGCAACCACATTCTCGCACGCCGCGATACCGTGGTGTTCACCTCGGCCACGCTCACCCATCAGGCCAGCTTTGCCCCCTTCCGCCGCAGCCTCGGACTGGGCAAGGGGCAGCACATTCTCTTTGACGACACGGAAGCACCGCCCAAGCCCTGCTTCGTCACCCGCGTGTCCCCGCCGTTCGAGCCGGATTTCGCCCTTGTAGTGCCATCCGGCACGCCCACGGCCATGTTCGAGCACAAGGCCACGTGGCTGAACTATGTTTCCAAGGTCATTCCCGATCTCATAGAGCTGAACCACGGTGCCACGCTGGTGCTCTGCGCCAGTTACGAGGACCTTGAAGCCCTGCGCGAACGGCTGGAGCGCGAATACGACGGGGAATACCCCCTGCTGTTCCAGAAAAAGGGCGAGCCGCCCGCAGCGCTGTGTGACGAGTTCCGCGCCGCAAAGGAAAGCGTGCTCTTCGGCGTGGAAACCTTCTGGCACGGCGTGGATTTTCCCGGCGACACCCTCACGCAGGTCATCATCACCCGCCTGCCCTTTCCATCGCCCTCGTCCCCGCTCATGGACGCGCGCAAGCGCTGCCTGCCGGACGCAGCCTACTGGGACCGATACCGATACGAAACCGCCATCAAGTTCCGTCAGGGCGTGGGCAGACTCATCCGCCGCGAAACAGACAAGGGCATCGTGGTGGTGCTGGACAACCGCCTGCTCAAAAATCGCAAGTTAGCCCCCTGTCCCGTAGTGGAAGGCATGCAGAACCTGCCTGAGCACCTGCGCCGGGGTAAACGCCAGCCCTGA
- a CDS encoding cache domain-containing protein codes for MRRSGALRTFMQTTWVKIAIPIVLSVVLIFGVIFAVQIPNTYNALLERKKSALQDNVMVAWNLVQSCYTMELQGLLASGEGQEMAIQMLARMRFGPELKDYFWINDTRPFMIMHPYLPELNGMDLSNYKDATGKNLFMEMVRKSSATGGSFVDYQWQWQDNSERILPKISYVKRFEPWNWIIGTGAYLEDIKQETIRQTREMLVASSIALACIIALSLLSIAQARKASQRLTESEAKMHKIFSQANEALFILDTRGNILQCNQAVTGVFGYTPQKTASFGNIPWTIRDDDGTEKRESMLENARSGTPVRFEAIAVNKDGENRYLDAAIVPIADEQNVVFHILVSAMDVTERIESQLRLEKLNASLEQRVLERTEDLEQSLNTLKKTRDQLVMTEKMAALGRLVAGVAHEINTPLGLGVTNATYLQERLAAIRESYETGKFTKGEFETFLKAADSAAESMMLNLTRGAEIIRSFKQVAVDQEVEQTRDFNLHEYLREVQLSVQPKFKHSPHTLEIVCPADITLKTYPGALTQVLTNLIMNSLIHAFDDTTPGVVTLSARSIPSGVQITYSDNGKGMNAEQCSKIFDPFFTTKQGQGGTGLGMHITYNLITQKLCGNIQLESAPGKGTTFRISIPLEHPDSACPLLEHT; via the coding sequence ATGAGGCGATCCGGCGCCCTGCGCACATTCATGCAGACCACGTGGGTGAAGATTGCCATACCCATTGTCCTGTCGGTGGTGCTCATCTTCGGCGTCATCTTTGCCGTGCAGATTCCCAACACCTACAACGCCCTGCTGGAAAGAAAAAAATCCGCGCTGCAGGACAACGTCATGGTTGCGTGGAACCTCGTCCAGTCCTGCTACACAATGGAACTTCAGGGTCTCCTTGCGTCTGGCGAAGGACAGGAAATGGCCATTCAAATGCTCGCCCGCATGCGCTTCGGGCCGGAGCTGAAAGACTATTTCTGGATCAACGACACACGCCCCTTCATGATCATGCACCCCTATCTGCCTGAGCTGAACGGTATGGACCTCAGCAATTACAAGGACGCCACAGGCAAAAACCTGTTCATGGAGATGGTGCGCAAAAGCAGCGCCACAGGCGGCAGCTTCGTCGATTACCAGTGGCAGTGGCAGGACAACAGCGAACGCATACTGCCCAAAATTTCCTATGTAAAACGCTTTGAGCCGTGGAACTGGATCATCGGCACCGGCGCCTACCTTGAGGACATCAAGCAGGAAACCATACGCCAGACCAGAGAGATGCTTGTGGCAAGCTCCATTGCGCTGGCCTGCATCATCGCCCTTTCGCTCCTTTCCATCGCGCAGGCCCGCAAGGCATCGCAGCGCCTTACGGAAAGCGAAGCAAAAATGCACAAGATATTCAGCCAGGCCAACGAGGCTCTCTTCATTCTCGACACCAGAGGGAACATTCTCCAGTGCAATCAGGCCGTGACCGGAGTCTTCGGGTACACACCGCAGAAGACCGCCAGTTTCGGCAACATTCCATGGACAATCAGAGATGATGACGGAACGGAAAAACGTGAATCCATGCTCGAAAATGCCAGATCAGGAACGCCGGTCCGTTTTGAAGCCATCGCAGTAAACAAGGACGGCGAGAACAGATATCTGGATGCCGCCATTGTGCCCATCGCAGATGAACAAAACGTCGTATTCCACATTCTTGTCAGCGCCATGGATGTTACCGAGCGCATAGAGTCGCAGTTGCGTCTGGAAAAGCTGAACGCAAGTCTTGAACAGCGCGTTCTCGAACGCACGGAGGATCTTGAACAGTCCCTGAACACCCTGAAAAAGACCCGGGACCAGCTGGTCATGACGGAAAAGATGGCAGCACTGGGACGGCTGGTCGCAGGCGTGGCGCACGAGATCAACACCCCGCTGGGACTGGGGGTGACAAACGCCACCTATCTGCAGGAACGGCTTGCCGCCATCCGCGAATCCTATGAAACAGGCAAGTTCACCAAGGGTGAATTCGAGACATTTCTCAAAGCCGCAGACAGCGCAGCAGAGTCGATGATGCTCAACCTTACGCGCGGTGCAGAAATCATCCGCAGCTTCAAACAGGTTGCCGTGGATCAGGAAGTGGAACAAACACGCGACTTTAACCTGCACGAATACCTGCGGGAAGTGCAGCTCAGCGTGCAGCCCAAATTCAAACATTCCCCGCATACACTGGAGATTGTCTGCCCCGCAGATATTACCCTGAAAACGTACCCCGGTGCGCTCACACAGGTGCTCACCAACCTGATCATGAATTCCCTGATTCACGCCTTTGACGACACCACACCCGGCGTAGTCACCCTCTCGGCCCGAAGCATCCCCTCCGGCGTGCAGATAACCTACAGCGACAACGGCAAAGGCATGAATGCCGAGCAGTGCTCAAAAATATTCGACCCCTTCTTCACCACCAAACAGGGGCAGGGCGGCACCGGCCTTGGCATGCACATCACGTACAACCTGATTACCCAAAAACTGTGCGGCAACATCCAGCTGGAGTCCGCGCCGGGCAAAGGCACCACCTTCCGCATCTCCATTCCTCTGGAGCACCCGGACTCAGCCTGCCCGCTACTGGAACACACCTAA
- a CDS encoding TRASH domain-containing protein, which yields MSTLIKSLAALAVMAMLGIGTGLATGAAYAAEPQTKCPVMGYAINKKLHADHNGKRVYFCCPSCESEFKKNPEQYIKKLEEQGVELEKTPA from the coding sequence ATGAGCACACTCATCAAATCCCTTGCAGCCCTTGCAGTAATGGCCATGCTCGGCATTGGCACCGGTCTTGCCACGGGTGCGGCATATGCAGCCGAACCCCAGACCAAATGCCCCGTCATGGGCTACGCCATCAACAAGAAGCTGCACGCAGACCATAACGGCAAGCGTGTCTACTTCTGCTGCCCTTCCTGCGAAAGCGAATTCAAGAAGAATCCTGAACAGTACATCAAGAAGCTGGAAGAACAGGGCGTGGAACTCGAAAAGACCCCTGCCTGA
- the purD gene encoding phosphoribosylamine--glycine ligase, translating to MRILIVGNGGREHALAWKMRQSPKVDEIFIAPGNGGTALEGTNVPIAVDDIPALVAFAKEQKIDLVVPGPELPLVLGIKDALDLAGIPCFGPNAFAAQLEGSKAFAKNIMDEAGVPTAAFGVFDEFEDARDYVLEVGAPIVVKADGLAAGKGVVVAQTTDEAIGALEEIMIQQAFGASGKHVVIEECLIGEEASFICFCDGKTVKPLPSSQDHKAVFDGDTGPNTGGMGAYSPAPVLPAERYDEIIELVMKPVCNTLGKKDKPFVGILYAGLMMTAKGPYVLEFNVRFGDPECQPLLMRLDSDIVDVMMACVEGRLAETPLNIKQETTLGVVIAAEGYPNSYPRGMEINGIEEAEAIGDLKVFQAGTTLEDGVTRANGGRVLCVTALGATLADAQKRAYEGVAKLRMDKAYYRRDIGFKGLK from the coding sequence GTGCGGATTCTGATCGTCGGAAATGGCGGACGCGAACATGCTCTTGCATGGAAAATGCGTCAGAGCCCGAAAGTTGACGAGATTTTCATTGCCCCCGGCAACGGCGGCACCGCCCTTGAAGGCACCAACGTGCCCATCGCGGTTGATGACATTCCCGCACTGGTTGCCTTTGCCAAAGAACAGAAGATTGACCTCGTGGTTCCGGGTCCGGAACTGCCCCTCGTGCTCGGCATCAAGGACGCTCTTGATCTTGCCGGAATCCCCTGCTTCGGCCCCAATGCCTTTGCCGCCCAGCTGGAAGGCTCCAAGGCGTTCGCCAAGAACATCATGGATGAAGCAGGCGTGCCCACTGCCGCATTCGGCGTATTCGATGAATTCGAAGATGCCCGGGACTATGTTCTGGAAGTCGGCGCTCCCATCGTGGTAAAGGCCGACGGCCTTGCCGCTGGCAAGGGCGTTGTGGTTGCACAGACCACGGACGAAGCCATTGGCGCGCTGGAAGAAATCATGATCCAGCAGGCATTCGGCGCATCGGGCAAGCACGTTGTCATTGAAGAGTGCCTCATCGGTGAAGAGGCATCGTTCATCTGCTTCTGCGACGGCAAGACCGTAAAGCCTCTGCCCTCCTCGCAGGATCACAAGGCCGTATTCGACGGCGACACCGGCCCGAACACCGGCGGCATGGGCGCATACAGCCCTGCCCCTGTTCTGCCCGCCGAACGCTACGACGAGATCATCGAACTGGTCATGAAGCCCGTGTGCAACACGCTGGGCAAGAAGGACAAGCCTTTCGTGGGCATCCTTTACGCCGGTCTCATGATGACCGCCAAGGGCCCCTATGTGCTCGAATTCAACGTGCGCTTCGGCGACCCAGAATGCCAGCCGCTGCTCATGCGTCTGGACAGCGATATCGTGGACGTGATGATGGCCTGCGTTGAAGGCCGCCTTGCCGAAACCCCGCTGAACATCAAGCAGGAAACCACCCTCGGTGTGGTCATTGCGGCAGAAGGCTACCCCAACAGCTACCCCAGAGGCATGGAGATCAACGGCATCGAAGAGGCGGAAGCCATCGGCGATCTGAAGGTCTTTCAGGCCGGAACCACCCTTGAAGACGGCGTTACCCGCGCCAACGGCGGCCGTGTGCTGTGCGTTACCGCGCTGGGTGCCACCCTTGCCGATGCCCAGAAGCGCGCCTACGAAGGCGTTGCCAAGCTGCGCATGGACAAGGCGTATTACCGCCGCGACATCGGCTTCAAGGGTCTGAAATAG
- a CDS encoding phenylacetate--CoA ligase: protein MVTHRFLPHLPAEKLAALQLEGLRWTVRHAYANSPAYRAKFDAAGVHPDDITTLDDIRLLPFTTVADLREGYPLPLLSVPEEQVVRIHASSGTTGKRKILAYTQNDIDTFALQMARCYEIAGLTTLDRVQIAVGYGLWTAGAGFQLGCEKFGALTVPVGPGNLEMQLQLMTDVGTTCLCSTASMALLMAEEVERNGLRDQCKLRKIIFGAEAHSAKMRKTFEEKLGLEGSYDIAGMTEMYGPGTALECDAHEGLHYWADLFIIEILDPETLQPVPDGEVGEMVVTSLRKEAAPLVRYRTRDLTRMLPGMCSCGREIPRHDHILGRSDDMIIFRGVNIYPGQIADVLHKFPEAGAEYQIVLTRKEGKDSLTLRLERNAESADGNNAALASAVGAELHKKLMARVEMEIVDPGVLPRSFGKSKRVVDLRDQE from the coding sequence ATGGTGACTCATCGTTTTTTGCCGCATCTGCCTGCGGAGAAGTTGGCGGCGCTTCAGCTTGAGGGATTGCGATGGACGGTACGCCATGCCTATGCGAACAGCCCCGCCTACAGGGCCAAGTTCGATGCGGCAGGGGTGCACCCTGACGATATTACCACCCTTGACGACATCCGGCTGCTCCCCTTTACCACGGTGGCGGATCTTCGTGAAGGGTATCCGCTTCCCCTGCTTTCCGTACCGGAGGAGCAGGTTGTGCGTATTCACGCTTCTTCAGGCACCACGGGCAAACGCAAGATTCTGGCTTACACGCAGAATGATATTGATACCTTTGCCTTGCAGATGGCGCGCTGCTACGAGATTGCCGGACTGACCACGCTGGACCGCGTGCAGATTGCCGTGGGCTACGGCCTGTGGACTGCCGGTGCCGGTTTTCAGCTGGGCTGCGAGAAGTTCGGGGCGCTCACCGTGCCGGTGGGACCGGGCAACCTTGAAATGCAACTGCAGCTCATGACGGATGTGGGAACCACCTGCCTGTGTTCCACGGCGTCCATGGCGCTGCTCATGGCGGAAGAAGTGGAGCGCAACGGCCTGCGCGACCAGTGCAAACTGCGCAAGATCATTTTCGGCGCGGAAGCGCATAGCGCCAAGATGCGTAAGACATTCGAGGAAAAGCTGGGTCTTGAGGGCAGTTACGACATTGCGGGCATGACAGAGATGTACGGCCCCGGCACCGCGCTGGAATGTGATGCGCATGAAGGCCTGCATTACTGGGCCGACCTGTTCATCATCGAAATTCTTGATCCGGAGACCCTGCAGCCCGTGCCGGATGGCGAAGTGGGCGAAATGGTGGTGACCAGCCTGCGTAAGGAGGCCGCGCCCCTCGTGCGGTACCGCACCCGCGACCTTACCCGCATGCTGCCGGGCATGTGCTCCTGCGGACGGGAGATTCCCCGTCACGATCATATTCTCGGCCGCTCGGACGACATGATCATCTTCCGTGGCGTGAACATTTACCCCGGTCAGATTGCGGACGTGCTGCACAAGTTCCCTGAAGCGGGAGCGGAATATCAGATTGTGCTGACCCGCAAGGAGGGCAAGGACAGCCTGACCCTGCGTCTGGAGCGTAATGCGGAATCCGCAGACGGCAACAATGCCGCGCTTGCCAGTGCCGTGGGTGCCGAGCTGCATAAAAAGCTCATGGCCCGCGTGGAGATGGAGATTGTGGACCCCGGCGTGCTGCCGCGTTCCTTCGGCAAGTCCAAGCGTGTGGTTGATCTGCGCGATCAGGAATAG